The proteins below come from a single Ictalurus punctatus breed USDA103 chromosome 24, Coco_2.0, whole genome shotgun sequence genomic window:
- the psmg3 gene encoding proteasome assembly chaperone 3 isoform X1, producing MAPLVRTRQTEKTIDGISTQVVCTEFSNYIFIVLTQYGKIGTLVSVTPDSRSSDISTSMLTTKVLLGKDEALTHVYAKNVAAFVCQEAGNRPVLLGLALKDCSAENLKTLKEMIKTCQVW from the exons ATGGCACCACTCGTCCGGACACGACAGACCGAGAAAACAATCGATGGGATCTCGACTCAAGTCGTTTGCACGGAATTCAGTAACTACATCTTCATTGTGCTTACACAGTATGGGAAGATTGGGACGCTGGTATCTGTAACACCTGACTCGAGATCCAGCGACATCAGCACATCCATGCTCACTACGAAAGTGCTGCTCGGAAAAGACGAG gcgcTTACGCACGTCTATGCAAAAAACGTCGCAGCATTTGTTTGCCAAGAAGCAGGAAATCGACCGGTTCTTTTGGGGCTTGCGCTTAAAGACTGCAGTGCTGAAAATCTGAAAACGCTcaaagaaatgatcaaaacCTGCCAAGTATGGTGA